TGCTTTTCTCCTCTATAGAAAGGCTGACAATTTGTCAGCCTCTTCACTTTGGACCAATAAGTCAAACCATTTAAGCTACCCTGATTGCCTTTCCAAATGGTACTTTTGGAACAAATTCATCAGGTACCAACCAAAAAACTTCATTGTTTACCTGAAGTTCATCATAGAAATATCCAGTTACATCCGTTATATAAAAGAGGGTGTCTATTTCTTCTTTTTCAGCCCACTCAAGCACTTCTGTATACGAGGACTTTCCATGAGTATAATAAGTAATTTTATCTTCCTTAATAGGAGTAATGCTTCTTATCTTAAAGTCAGCTTGCACTAGTAATGCATTAGGGGTTACTTCTCCAAATAACTTAACAATATTTTGTATTAACAGTGTGTTCGTTTGATTTGTAGAAGTATCAATCGCTAGAGCTATTTTCTTTCCGTCTCGTTCCTTTAATTTAGAAAGTAATTGCTTTTGCCATTTCATTTCATATCTCCCCCTCACATTTTTTGTGAAGCCAAATCTATTTTTGCTCAAAAATCAGTTTACTATCCATTCTTAACAACTCATTTACTGATATTGGTCACCATTACCATTCCATTCTGCATATTGCCCAGTACCATTGCAACCTGGACAATCAAAAACCGCATCATACGTAGGTGTATAAACACTTGTTAAGGATGATGTAAAACCTCTTCCCCTGCAATCAGGGCACCTTCCTAAAGATTCCATATCAGCGCGAACTTTCTCGATTCTCGCCTGCTTCCATTCTGATAATCCACGAAGAAAATTCAATGGGTTCACCTCTTTTTCCTTAATATTCCTTACTATTCATCAAGAGGTGACATTTTAAACCTTTTCCCAAGAATTATTTTAAAGAGACCTGTTTAGAGTTCAATTTTAGG
This genomic stretch from Metabacillus sp. B2-18 harbors:
- a CDS encoding VWA-like domain-containing protein; this translates as MKWQKQLLSKLKERDGKKIALAIDTSTNQTNTLLIQNIVKLFGEVTPNALLVQADFKIRSITPIKEDKITYYTHGKSSYTEVLEWAEKEEIDTLFYITDVTGYFYDELQVNNEVFWLVPDEFVPKVPFGKAIRVA
- a CDS encoding methionine aminopeptidase, with the translated sequence MNFLRGLSEWKQARIEKVRADMESLGRCPDCRGRGFTSSLTSVYTPTYDAVFDCPGCNGTGQYAEWNGNGDQYQ